In one Betta splendens chromosome 14, fBetSpl5.4, whole genome shotgun sequence genomic region, the following are encoded:
- the taf1 gene encoding transcription initiation factor TFIID subunit 1 isoform X5, with protein sequence MSDSDSDEDQDRPFSLTGFLFGNINEDGQLEDDSVLDNESKKHLAGLGNLGLGSLITEITASEDGDQEESRDSGSVDAEGWVKSTEDAVDYSDISEVAEDETKKYRQAMESMQPCRKTDDEDDYDADCEDIDSKLMPPPPPPSLLTSVKKEEPPSQGTNAAEDGDGIILPSIIAPSSTGDKVDFSSSSDSESETDRPCQGPGSGSPPDRLNLPLAGIMQKDAAKALPGVTQLFPEFRPGRVLRFLRLFGPGKNMPSVWRSARRKKKRKHREPQPGTPPPEGEPTEQNPEKKSGWIYEYAPPPPPEQCLSDDEITMMAPVESKFSQTCGDGDKETESRPKVAEWRYGPAQLWYDMLGVPEDGSHFNYGFKLKEDHSSETQKQETPKEMTETPQELQQQDSIEDGDDVDNGDNDGRKDPATLENELFLMVTQLQWEDDIIWNGEDVKHKGTKTQRASLAGWLPSSMTRNANAYNAQQGLTRSNSQLVPPTPPPMTKTSSITGSKREKNNHDNHSSQEDDCLWFSIFPIDNEELVYGRWEDSIIWDDQEMDHILMPPVLTLDPNDENIILEIPDEKEETTSHSPSKENKKETAIKKSRILLGKTGVIKDEPQQNMSQPEVKDPWNLSNDEFYYPKQQGLRGTFGGNIIQHSIPALELRQPFFPTHMGPMKLRQFHRLALKKYSFGALAQPGPHAVQPLLKHIKKKAKMREQERQAAGGGDMFFMRTPQDLTGKDGDLILAEYSEEYPPLIMQVGMATKIKNYYKRKPGKDPGAPDCKYGETVYCHTSPFLGSLHPGQLLQAFENNLFRAPIYLHKMPETDFLVIRTRHGYYVREIVDIFVVGQECPLYEVPGPNSKRANTHIRDFLQVFIYRLFWKSKDRPRRIRMEDIKKAFPSHSESSIRKRLKLCADFKRTGMDSNWWVLKPDFRLPTEEEIRAVVAPEQCCAYYSMLVAEQRLKDAGYGEKSFFAPEEENEEDFQMKIDDEVRTAPWNTTRAFISAMKGKCLLEVTGVADPTGCGEGFSYVKVPNKPTQQKDDKEPQPQKKTVTGTDADLRRLSLKNAKQLLRKFGVPEEEIKKLSRWEVIDVVRTMSTEQARSGEGPMSKFARGSRFSVAEHQERYKEECQRIFDLQNKVLESTEVLSTDTDSSSAEDSDFEEMGKNIENMLQNKKTSSQLSREREEQERKELQRMLMGEESDRDNKGRKDRRKGFSSSLSTSSHKDDDASSVTSLNSSATGRRLKIYRTFRDEDGKEYVRCETVRKAAVIDAYTRIRTTKDEEFIRKFALFDEQHREEMRKERRRIQEQLRRLKRNQEKDKIKGPPEKKAKKVKERPDLKVKLKCGACGAIGHMRTNKFCPLYYQTNAPPSNPVAMTEEQEEELEKTVIHNDNEELIKVEGTKIVLGKQLIESADEVRRKSLVLKFPKQQLPQKKKRRVGSAVHCDYLNKPHKAIHRRRTDPMVTLSSVLESIINDMRDHPNTYPFHTPVNAKVVKDYYKIITRPMDLQTLRENVRKRMYPSREEFREAVELIVKNSATYNGAKHPITQVAQSMLDLCDTKLKEKEDRLVRLEKAINPLLDDDDQVAFSFILDNIVTQKMMVVPDSWPFHHPVNKKFVPDYYKVIVNPMDLENIRKYISKHKYQNRDAFLSDVSLIHANSIKYNGSDSPYTKTALDIVNVCKQTLAEYDEHLTQLEKDISTAKEAALDAADLESLDPMTPGPYTPQGRHMRRPGEEESDVDIEGFEEDDDGKPKTPAPAEDAEGDLEDEDDDEDMLLPPHRRVRDQEEDDDEDDEDGEDRRSNRPAQASVLYQDLLMSDGEDDASEEEGDNPFSSIQLSESGSDSDRDLDVRPPPPRRTHETARMGMDQDESMMSYEENGPDEPHMEDSNVSYGSYEETESRSQLQNSSIGNGEEYGISEEEEEDEEDEARRRGPAVLSQVQLSEDEESEDFRSIGGDSDMDSDN encoded by the exons ATGTCGGATTCCGACAGTGATGAGGACCAAGATCGTCCTTTCTCTCTTACTGGTTTCCTCTTTGGAAACATCAATGAAGATGGGCAGCTAGAAGATGACAGTGTACTGGACAAC GAGTCCAAAAAGCATCTGGCTGGTTTGGGTAACCTTGGTCTCGGCTCACTTATTACAGAGATCACTGCTAGTGAGGATGGCGATCAAGAAGAAAGCAGAGACTCTGGTAGCGTGGATGCAGAGG GTTGGGTTAAAAGCACTGAAGATGCAGTGGATTATTCAGACATTAGTGAAGTTGCTGAAGATGAGACCAAGAAGTATCGTCAGGCCATGGAGTCTATGCAGCCCTGCAGGAAAACTG atgatgaggatgattaTGATGCAGACTGTGAGGATATTGATTCTAAGCTtatgcctccaccaccaccaccaagtcTTCTTACATCTGTTAAGAAAGAGGAACCTCCTTCTCAGGGCACAAATG CTGCAGAAGATGGTGACGGCATCATTCTCCCCTCTATCATTGCACCATCTTCTACTGGTGATAAGGTGGACTTTAGCAGTTCTTCAGACTCCGAGTCAGAAACGGACCGTCCGTGCCAGGGACCAGGTTCTGGCAGCCCACCAGACAGGCTCAACCTCCCACTTGCTGGTATCATGCAGAAAGATGCTGCCAAAGCACTGCCGGGTGTCACACAACTCTTCCCAGAGTTTAGGCCTGGAAGG GTGCTTAGGTTCTTACGACTATTTGGTCCTGGAAAGAACATGCCATCAGTTTGGAGGAGTGCTCGCAGGAAGAAAAAGCGAAAGCATCGGGAACCTCAGCCGGGAACACCACCTCCAGAAGGGGAACCCACAGAACAAAACCCAGAGAAGAAGTCCGGCTGGATTTATGAGTAtgctccccctccacccccagagCAGTGTCTCTCTGATGATGAG ATAACCATGATGGCTCCGGTTGAGTCAAAGTTCTCCCAAACCTGTGGTGATggagacaaggagacagagTCTCGACCCAAAGTAGCAGAATGGAGATATGGTCCAGCCCAGCTATGGTACGACATGCTTGGTGTTCCTGAGGATGGGAGCCATTTTAACTACGGATTCAAGCTAAAAGAAGATCACTCTAGTGAGACTCAGAAGCAGGAAACACCTAAAGAAATGACAGAGACTCCTCAAGAG TTACAACAACAGGACAGCATTGAAGATGGTGATGACGTTGATAATGGTGATAATGATGGACGTAAAGACCCAGCAACTCTGGAGAATGAGCTCTTCCTGATGGTGACTCAGCTGCAGTGGGAGGATGATATTATCTGGAATGGGGAGGATGTAAAACATAAAGGCACCAAGACTCAGCGGGCCAGCCTGGCAGGGTGGTTGCCCTCTAGCATGACCCGCAACGCCAATGCCTACAACGCGCAGCAGG GTCTGACAAGAAGTAATTCCCAGTTGGTGCCACCTACACCTCCACCCATGACAAAAACCTCTTCAATCACTGGCTCTAAGCGAGAAAAAAACAACCATGATAATCACT cctctcaggaAGACGACTGTCTCTGGTTCTCGATTTTCCCCATTGACAATGAAGAGTTAGTATATGGACGCTGGGAGGACAGCATCATCTGGGATGACCAGGAGATGGATCACATCCTCATGCCTCCAGTTCTAACACTGGATCCCAATGATGAGAATATTATTCTAG AAATTCCTGATGAAAAGGAGGAAACAACGTCCCACTCGCCATCAAAggagaataagaaagaaactgCAATCAAAAAGAGCCGCATCCTGCTGGGAAAGACTGGAGTGATAAAAGATGAGCCACAGCAG AACATGTCCCAGCCAGAAGTGAAAGATCCGTGGAACCTCTCCAATGATGAGTTCTACTATCCCAAGCAGCAGGGCCTGAGAGGTACCTTCGGTGGAAACATCATTCAG CACTCCATCCCAGCTCTGGAGCTCAGGCAGCCCTTCTTCCCCACTCACATGGGACCAATGAAGCTACGGCAGTTCCACAGACTGGCTTTGAAGAAGTATTCATTTGGAGCATTGGCTCAGCCCGGTCCTCATGCTGTCCAGCCCCTGCTGAAGCATATTAAGAAAAAAGCAAAG ATGCGAGAGCAGGAGCGtcaggcagcaggaggtggagacaTGTTCTTCATGCGAACCCCACAGGACTTGACAGGAAAAGATGGAGATCTCATCCTGGCAGAATACAGTGAAGAATACCCTCCTCTCATAATGCAAGTCGGCATGGCAACAAAGATCAAGAACTACTACAAAAGG AAACCTGGGAAGGATCCTGGGGCACCTGACTGTAAATATGGAGAGACCGTGTACTGCCACACGTCCCCTTTTCTGGGTTCATTGCATCctgggcagctgctgcag GCATTTGAAAACAACCTTTTCCGGGCTCCAATCTACCTGCACAAGATGCCAGAGACTGACTTCTTGGTTATACGAACACGACATGGCTACTACGTCAGAGAGATTGTGGATATTTTTGTTGTTGGCCAGGAGTGCCCCCTGTATGAGGTTCCTGGGCCCAACTCCAAGCGAGCCAATACCCACATCAGAGATTTCCTTCAG GTGTTCATTTACCGCTTGTTCTGGAAGAGCAAAGATCGTCCCCGGAGAATCCGCATGGAGGATATAAAAAAAGCTTTCCCCTCTCACTCAGAGAGCAGCATCAGGAAACGACTAAAGCTCTGTGCTGACTTCAAGCGTACAG GAATGGACTCTAACTGGTGGGTGTTGAAGCCTGACTTCAGGTTGCCTACAGAAGAGGAAATCAGAGCTGTGGTGGCTCCAGAGCAGTGTTGTGCTTACTATAGCATGCtagtggcagagcagcggctTAAG GATGCTGGATATGGCGAGAAGTCTTTCTTTGCTccagaggaggagaacgaggaggaCTTTCAAATGAAGATTGATGATGAG GTGCGGACAGCTCCTTGGAACACAACAAGAGCCTTCATTTCTGCCATGAAGGGGAAATGTCTGTTGGAAGTTACAGGTGTGGCTGATCCTACAGGATGTGGAGAGGGTTTCTCCTACGTCAAAGTACCCAACAAGCCTACACAGCAGAAG gaTGACAAGGAGCCACAGccacaaaagaaaacagtgacGGGCACTGATGCTGATTTAAGGAGGCTCTCGCTCAAGAATGCCAAGCAGCTGCTGCGCAAGTTTGGTGTTCCTGAGGAAGAA aTCAAGAAGCTTTCACGGTGGGAGGTTATTGACGTGGTGAGAACCATGTCCACAGAGCAGGCACGTTCAGGTGAGGGACCCATGAGCAAGTTTGCCAGAGGCTCTCGTTTCTCAGTCGCTGAACACCAGGAACGCTACAAGGAAGAGTGTCAGAGGATCTTTGACCTTCAGAACAA GGTGTTAGAATCGACAGAGGTGCTCTCCAcggacacagacagcagctcggCTGAGGACAGTGACTTTGAGGAGATGGGAAAGAACATTGAGAACATGCTGCAGAACAAAAAGACCAGCTCCCAGCTCTCCCGTGAGAGGGAGGAACAGGAGAGGAAAGAGCTGCAGAGGATGCTGATGGGGGAGGAGAGCGACCGCGACAACAAAGGGCGCAAGGATCGACGCAAAGGCTTTT CCAGCTCTTTGTCCACCAGCTCCCACAAGGATGATGACGCATCCTCTGTCACCAGTTTAAACTCTTCAGCCACAGGCAGGCGACTTAAAATCTATCGGACCTTCAGGGATGAGGATGGCAAGGAATATGTCCGTTGTGAAACCGTACGCAAGGCTGCAGTTATTGACGCCTACACAAGAATCAGAACCACCAAGGATGAGGAGTTtat ACGAAAGTTTGCGCTCTTCgatgagcagcacagagaagagATGAGGAAAGAGCGTAGACGGattcaggagcagctgaggaggctgaagagaaATCAAGAGAAAGACAAGATCAAGGGTCCACCGGAGAAGAAGGCCAAGAAGGTCAAAGAGAGGCCAGACCTCAAGGTAAAA CTAAAGTGCGGCGCATGTGGGGCCATTGGACACATGAGGACCAACAAGTTCTGCCCACTGTACTATCAGACCAACGCTCCACCTTCTAACCCAGTAGCTAtgacagaggaacaggaggaggagctggaaaagACTGTCATCCATAACGACAATGAGGAATTGATCAAGGTGGAGGGTACTAAGATTGTGCTGGGCAAACAACTCATCGAGAG TGCTGATGAGGTGCGCAGGAAGTCTTTAGTGCTCAAGTTCCCTAAGCAACAGCTCccacaaaagaagaagagacgTGTAGGCAGTGCTGTCCACTGCGACTATCTCAAT AAACCCCACAAGGCCATCCACCGCAGACGCACTGACCCCATGGTGACCTTGTCTTCTGTGCTCGAGAGCATCATCAATGACATGCGGGATCATCCCAAT ACATACCCATTCCACACTCCAGTCAATGCCAAGGTTGTGAAAGACTACTATAAGATCATTACTCGGCCCATGGACCTGCAGACGCTGAGGGAGAACGTCCGCAAGCGAATGTATCCATCGAGGGAGGAGTTCCGTGAAGCCGTGGAGCTTATTGTCAAAAACAGTGCCACCTACAATG GGGCAAAGCATCCAATAACACAAGTAGCACAGTCCATGCTGGACCTGTGTGACACTAAACTGAAAGAG AAGGAGGACAGACTGGTGAGGCTGGAGAAAGCCATCAACCCTCTCCTGGATGATGACGATCAGGTGGCCTTCTCATTCATCCTGGACAACATTGTGACCCAGAAAATGATGGTGGTTCCTGAT TCATGGCCATTCCATCATCCTGTCAACAAAAAGTTTGTTCCTGATTACTATAAGGTGATTGTAAACCCCATGGACCTGGAGAACATCCGCAAG TACATCTCAAAACATAAATACCAGAACCGCGATGCATTTCTTTCAGATGTCAGTCTCATCCACGCCAACAGTATCAAGTATAACG GGTCTGACAGTCCGTACACCAAGACAGCCCTAGACATCGTCAATGTGTGTAAACAGACCTTGGCAGAG TATGATGAGCACTTAACTCAGCTAGAGAAGGACATCTCGACCGCCAAGGAGGCAGCTCTAGATGCAGCAGACTTGGAGAGTCTGGACCCAATGACTCCAGGGCCATACACACCACAG GGACGCCACATGAGGAGACCCGGGGAAGAAGAATCAGACGTGGACATTGAAGGCtttgaggaggatgatgatggaaaACCCAAGACTCCTGCTCCT GCAGAGGACGCCGAGGGAGAtctggaggatgaagatgacgatGAAGACATGTTACTGCCACCTCACCGACGGGTCCGTGACCAGGAGGAagacgatgatgaggatgacgaggacGGTGAGGACAGACGATCCAACAGACCTGCTCAAGCCAGCGTGCTGTACCAGGATCTGCTCATGTCTGACGGAGAGGATGATGCCAGCGAAGAGGAGGGTGACAACCCCTTCTCCT CCATCCAGCTGTCAGAGAGTGGCAGTGACTCTGACAGAGACTTGGACGTGcgacctcctccaccacggagAACTCATGAAACGGCCCGCATGGGTATGGACCAGGACGAGAGCATGATGTCATACGAAGAGAACGGACCCGATGAGCCTCATATGGAAGACAGCAATGTCAG TTATGGCAGCTATGAGGAGACGGAGAGCAGAAGTCAGTTGCAGAACTCCAGCATAGGGAATGGAGAGGAATATGGCatcagcgaggaggaggaggaagatgaagaagatgaagcaCGTAGGAGAGGCCCAGCCGTGCTCTCCCAGGTCCAACTTAGTGAGGACGAGGAGAGCGAAGACTTCCGATCTATCGGAGGAGACAGTGACATGGACTCCGACAACTAG